The Natrinema sp. SYSU A 869 DNA segment GCATGAAGATAGCGTAATCTTTGACAGCACTCACGAAAGCGCTAAACTGCGCTTCGTCTGGCTGCTCACCACCTGCCAGATTTTCCGCAGGTTTCCACCAGATTCGGCTCAAATCGTCTCTTTGTTTGGTTTGTATCTCTCCCTGTTCGGCGAGGTCCTCCAGACAATGGCGGGCGGTTTGACGGGGGCACTCCAGCTCTTCGGCGACTTCCCCCGTGAAGACTGGCGCCGACGGTTGGTCTGTTTGGCTGAAGAACACCCGAATATCATCTATCGTGACGTCTGGTGGTGGCCCAGGGAATTCCATTGCCTCCGAATATGGCCGTGAGCCTATAAGCGCTTGGCGTCCCCGGGGTAGTTTCCGCCAGATTCGACTTATTTCACAGAGAGTTTCATCAAATAATATGGTTATAGAACCGATTTGAGCCGGTCTACGATTTGGTACCCGGAGATGGGGGAGAGTCAAGGCAGATGTACACGCGAGTGGCACCGTCCCCGTCGAGTTTCTGAGTCAGACCGTCGTTGTCGCCGGACGACCAGTAGTCCAGGAACAGTCGTGTCGGCCCGATAGTGGCCGCAAGCAGATTAGAGATGTCCTCACGCCCCATCCACCGCCGAATCCGTCTTGTGTTCGAATCCAGCCGCTTCCGCAGCAGCGAAATCTCGTAATCCTCCTCATTGTCCCTGTTGTCGTGCGTTCCCGGCCAGTAATCCAGTCGGCGTTCCACGTCCCGTGAGACCGTCCGCTCATGATCTGGACCGTCATCCGCAGCACCTGTTCCAGGCCATGACGGGAGCGCCTTGAGCAAACTCACGTTACGACCGACAGAATCGGTAATACAGAGATGTGCCGTCGGTCGCAGTCATTCTCCGAGGAAATCACTACTGAGGGAGGGGAAGATCATGTGCGCGAAATGGACCGCGAGGACGACGACGATAGGGCCGAGGAAGAGTCCGTACCAGCCGAAAGCGAGGGTCCCGAGGAAGTACCCGAGGAGAACTAACCCCATGTGGACGCCGCTTCGCGCGGAGAGGTACGACCGCGCGAAGAAATCGGGGATCGTGTCGACGACGACGAACGTGAGAACCAAGAATGCGATCGGGTGCCAGAGCGGCGTTGACGCCGTCACTGCGAGTCCGAACAGAACAAGTCCGTACGGGACGTAGACGATTTTCATTCCGACGGCCGGTATCAGCGTCCCAATTCCGATAAGCAGTGAGAGTAACACCGGCGTCGCAACGATAGCCCCACCCGGTGTGAGGTAGTTGAGACCGGTGTACGTTATGGCAGCGGTTACGGCTGCAACCGCAATGACCGCGAGATTACTAAGAAAGACCGTTTCGAGGTCGTCGTCGACCGACTCGATGTATGAGACGATCTCGTCGTCATGGTCGATGCTCTCATAGAACCACCGTCGTAACTTCTGGTCGTCACGCAAGAGATAGAAGAGAAATGTGAGCATGAGAAAGAACCGAGCGAGAACTGAGAAGACGAATCCGGCGAACGACTGTAGTCGTCCCAGCGCGCTCGGAACGCCTTGGCGGAGGACGCCAGCGACCGGGCTGCCGGAACCAGCTGTGAGTGCGTCTCGGAGTCTGTCGACGTTGCCCTCCCTGACCAATCGCAAATACGGCTGGAAGAGCGATCGATATGCCTCGAGTTCACTCGAAGCGAGGAATTGATCCAGCTCCCGGAGTGCGACGACGCCCGCGTAGACAATGACGGCCGCCATGGGGACGACGACGAATAGTATCGTGACTGTCGTCGTCACGTTCGGGTGGTCGATGACGCGATCGAGTTGGCGATACAGTGGACGCGTCGCGTAGTAGACGAATATCGCGAAGAGTACTGTCCCCACGTATCTGAAGAGGGCGATTCCGATCAGTATCGCGATACCCAAGCCGAATCCAACCCAGAGGAGTCGCTCGCCGTCCCATCCGTCGAAAACGGCCATGGTCAATTACACGGATACAAACCGGAAAAATGCCGGTCTTGAAAGAGTAGACTGTAATCATCGCGTGGTCGTCGCAGAAGCGAGTAGTCGACACGGCGGCAAATGCGGCTGCGGGTTTTAGTGTTCTCGAACCTAGTTAGTGCTCTGTGACGCTCGAGAAACTCGTCCGCGACGAGTGGATGAACGCCGTCATCGGATGGTCGTTGACGGGCATCGTGGCGCTGGGTGCCATCGAGAGTATTCTTACAGGTGTTCTACTCTGGGGTGGGTTCGAGCTAGTCATCGTCGCTATGGTATCAGTACCAGCGCTGATAACCAGCGATTGGACGGCGATGGTTCCCTGGCCGCTCTTGGCAGTCGCTACGCTCTCAGTCGTCGCCGGTGTGGCCGGATTTCCGTCCGAGACCGTGGTGTATCTCGCTGTTGTGACGCTCGCACTCATCGTCGTTGTCGAGCTTGAGACGTTCGCATCGGTCGAATTGAGTCGTCGGTTCGCTGTCGCCTTTGCGGTACTGACGACGATGGCACTTCAGGCGCTCTGGACCATCACGCAGTTCTACTCGGATCAATGGTTCGGGACCGAGTACCTGCGCTCACAGACTGAACTCCAGTGGGACTTCGTCATCGTCACCGTCGTGGGGCTCGTGCTCGGCGGACTCTTCCAGTGGTACGCCGATCGATTCGAGCCGGCGGGTGCCGTCGCTCGAGCCGCAAATGGAACGGAATCACCATGACGCTCGGCGACGCACTGGGGCTGACGGATGCTCAAGAGCGCCGTATCGTTCGAGGCCTGCAACTTGGGCTCGTCGTGCTCCTCGGTTACGGGGTAGTGACGTTTCAGTTCGGAATCTCCGGAACGGCGGGATTGGCCCTTGGGATAACGCTCCTGCCGGCGTGGTTGCGTTGGGAATACGGATACTCGATGGATGCCGGACTCGTCCTCTGGATCACCACCGCCGTGATCCTCCACACGGTGGGATCGCTCTGGCTCTACGAAGCGTACCAGTGGTACGACGAGATCGCCCACACCGTCTCGGCGTCAGTCATCGCGGGACTGGGGTATGCGGCCTTCCGGGCGTTCGAGCTCCACTCCGACGAGATGAACGTCCCGTCGACCTTTCGCTCCGTGTTCATCGTCGTCTTCGTCCTTGCGATCGGCGTCATCTGGGAGGTACTGGAGTTCGCTCTCGGCGGCGCGGTGGTCACTGTCTATGGAATCGACGATATCGTTACTGACTTCGTGTTCAACGCAGTCGGCGCAGTGATCGTCGCGATCTTGGGGACCGGCTACGTCGGCGAACTTGTCGGATTCTTCAGGCGACGACTTCGGTCTAGACCCGAGAACTAGATCCCTGCAGTGACGTTCGATCGATGGCGCTGCCAACGGCTGCAAAAGCCAGCACGAGGACTATCTGAGGACGGGGTGAATGACTGATTGTCCGGGAGGGACATCGATTCAGCATGAACGACCAGCCTAGCCGGAAATCGCGACGGTGGTTCGTAAAGGCGGGGTCGGTCACTTCGGCCATATTGGGACTCGGAGTGACCAAGAGTGCAGTGGCACAGGAGACGTCTACCGAGAGCGACGCCGGTGGTGGCAACGGGCAGTTTCGGGAGGCGATCGCGACCCGTGAGACGTACTTTTCGGGCGCGATCTTCCGGGTCGTCTCGCCGGCACTGGAGGACGCCCCCGTGGTGGACAATCCGGATGTCCTGCAGAACCACAGCGTACGCATCGTCGAACACTTCAACACGAACGAGGAGGGGTATCTCTTCGCACCCCAGGACGCGCAGATCGAAGAAGGAGAGCAGTACGTGTTTGACGACCGGTTATCGCCGTCGACTGAAGACGAGCTAGCAGTCAACGATCTCGTCCGCGTCCAGTACCGACCGCTCACCGGAGAAGACCTCCCCTTCAAGCTCGAGGCCAAGGAAGACTTCGAGATTCTGAATGAGGGTGGCGGCGAAGCCGCCGTCCGTCCCGATAACTTCTTCTCGAGCTCACCGTTCAAGATAACTTCGGGACCGCAGGGCTGGGTTCCACAGGATATCGAGCAAAGCGGCCTGTTTACGGGGTACAATACTGTCCATGCCGAATACTTCGGTACGAACAATCGGTTCCTCTTTTTCCCTCAAGAGGGAGCAGAAACGGAACAGGGAGAACTCTACGTAATGCGTGACGAGTCCGAGATATTCGATCCGGCGGGCAATCTCGTGGCCACCGAGTTCGATGTCGTCGACGAAGAAACCCTTACTATCGACGACGATTCCCTCCGGTGAGACCCTCCCCGGCGTTTACGCCGGAGAGGATGTCACACCTTCGACGTCGCCGACGAGAACAGGCCGACAGGACGCATGATCGTGGGAAGGAGTCGATTCAACTACGGCGAGCGAAATCCCATCGAAACGCAGTACAGGCCGCCTAGGCGGATCGATCGCTTCCTGCCGTCCGGAGGAGCGGTCCGCCTCGAGCTCGCCGCCCGGTGAGGCGAGTCGACGCCCGCTCTGATCGTGATCGGCCGAACCGGGCGTCGGATCGGCGACCGTCTGCCGAAAAGGTGCCGACTCGCCCAGTATCATGTCGGTTGAATATCCATGGCTATGTGTTATCCAGTTAGTACGTGTCAACTCCGACGTGCCAATTGCTCCGGATCCAGCAGAGATATTCGATCGGGCAGTCACGGAAGGTGAACGGCGGCTCGACCAGTCACTGCTCGAGCTCACGGCGACCAGCTTCATCGCGGGATTTACCATCGTCTTCGGTATTGCCGCGCTCGGAGTCGTTGACGGACTGGTCGAACCGCGCTTCGGTGACGTTGCACATATTGCGGGCTCACTCACCTTCGCGGTCGGCGTCGTCTTCCTGGTCGTCGGCCGATCGGAGCTGTTCAACGAGAACTTCTTCGATCCGGCCGCGAAGGCGGTTGACCAGAACGGTTCGTGGCTGCTCGGGTCGCTCCTTCGCCTGTGGATCGTCACCCTCGCCGTCAACCTTGTTGGCGGGTTCCTCTTCGCGTTCGTCTTTGCCGTCGATGGCGTTCTTCCGTCCGGCACAGCACACGCACTGTCGCGGACTGCCGAAGCAATCATCCACCGGCCGATGAGAGGAATGTTCGCAAGCGCCATCATCGGCGGTGCGCTCGTGAGCTTACTATCGTTCCTCCTCCAAGGCGTCAACAGCGTTCGGAGCCGCATCACGATGGCCTACATTGTCGGGTTCCTGTTGGCCCTCGGGCCGTTCGACCACGTAATCGTCACTGCAATCCACGTCTTCTTTGGGCTTCTCTTCGACGCTCAGATCGGGTACGGAGCACTGGCCGAAACGATTGTCATCACGACTGCAGGGAACTTCGTCGGTGGAATCGGCCTCGTTACGTTCACCCACGTCGCTCAGGTGGTGGGTGCGGAAGAATGAACGCAACGAGAACCGACATCCCGGCCGCATCCAGCCCAGTGTACTTGAGCGCTCATCCCGTCCGATTCCGTCATGACCAGTGGAGACACGGGTTCGACGGACAAGATGACCAAGGACACGCGTCGTCTCATCCTCAATCCGATGAGTGGGGAGGGTGACCATACTGAACAGGCCCATCAACTCGCCACTGATCACGGATTTCAGACCGTCGAGACAGAACGCGCCGGACATGCGGTCGGTCTCGCGACGCAGGCCGCCGACGACGATGTCGATCTTCTCGCGGTCTGTGGCGGCGATGGGACTGTCCACGAAGTCGTTCAGGGACTCGTCGCTGCCGACGCACTCGAGGATGTGACGCTCAGCATCATCCCAGCGGGAACGGCGAATATCGCCGCGTCGGCGCTGGGAATCGAGACCGTGAACGACGGGTTCGCGGCCGCGGAACGAGGCGATACGAGGCGACTCGACCTGGGGACGGCCGACGGCGAGCCGTTCGTGATGTCGGCCATCGCGGGCCTCCCCGCAGCGGCGAGTACGACTACCTCAGGGGAACTCAAGGAACGAATCGGCACGCTCGCGTTCGTCATCGAAGGCCTGCGGACCGCCCGAGAGTTCGACGGGCTCGAGGTGGCGGTCGACGCCGTCGCTGGTGACGGAGAGTACGCTTGGCAGGGCGAAGCGCTGTGTCTGCTGATCGGGACCCTCCGGCACTTCACTGGCGAAAATGAGCCTTTAAACGCCCAGACTGGCCGTCTCGAGGTGACAATCGTCGATCAAATGCCGCCGGCGGACGCGATCGCCGAGGCTGTCGAACGACGGCTCTTCAGTCGGGAAACGCCCCACGTCACAACAATCGAAGCGTCCGAACTCGAGGTCGTTGCCCTCGAGGACGAGCCGGTGCGGTTCAGTCTCGACGGAGAGCACCGGAAATACGAGACGGTTGAAATCGGTGTTCAACCGCGAGCGCTCCGTGTTTGCGTGGGGGAGGAGTACAGTTCCGGAACGTGAGTCGGGTCCGCCTCGAGAGTACGTCGACCGAGGCCGTTCCCTGCCGGTGTGACGGTTAAGCCCGCAGCCGTGGAAGTCCGCGGCGAACGCCATGCGCGTACTTCTGGTCCGTATTGAAGTACGCGTTGAGTTCGTCGAGGTCCGGGTCGGTCAGCGTGAGCAGGGTGACATCGTGGTCGTCCTGCAACGCCTCGAGCACGTTCATATTGACGGCTTCTCCGCCGCCTTTCGACATGAGGTCCATATGGACGACGCCGATTTCAGCCATCGTATCAAACCAGATAAATGGACTACCGATAGCTCCTAATAGCTGTTACAGGCAATGGGAAGGGACTCACGGTTCGGTCAATTATGTATCATAAAAAGCCGTGTTAATCAAATCCCTGTATGTCCGTCGAATCACCGTACTTTTGGACAGAGTATCCAGAAGTTCGTCTCTTTCTCAAGAGTGAGAGATGTTTCCCAGAAATTCACTGTTCGACAGCGATAGCGCGTATTTGGATATGGCTCAAGTCAGCAACATCAGACTGACCAGTAGTGGGCAATCGCGTCTCGTTTTCCCCTACTCGCACCTTCGCTGCTCGCTGAGAAAGGGGAGGGCGTCCCGCTCGTTCACAGCAAAGACGTGACTGACGGCCGTCCAGTCGAGTTCAGCGACGGTGAGGTGGACATCAACTTGTGTGCAGCGGCTGCCCGTGATGCCGGCGCTGAGTGGCTGATATACAAGCACGACGACCCGGTCGATCCTATCGCCTCGCTTGAACGTGGGGCACAGACGCTCTCGAAAGTATGCAACTGATTCGTTGATGTCGCTTGGTAGATTTTCGTCGAACAGGATTCGTTACAGTTTCGAACTGATCAGCGAGACACTATTTATCTCATTTTTAGATAATAGTTAACTCAGATCATCACACAATATACTGTAGAGATGACTGAAGAAGGTGAGAGACAGCGGGCAGCAGCAGTATGTGACAACTGTGGAACTGCCCATGCGGTACGTCTCGGGCCCGACGGGGAAATACGGCCGATCGGGAGCGGACGGGATGCCACTTGCACATGTGGAAATGCCAATCTCCGTATCTTGAGCAACGACGCGGAGGTTCTCGAAGACGTAAATATGTAGAATCGGCGGTGTTCGATCACGAAGACTAATCAGGACAATGGCTTTCTGAGTCATCTCTATTGACCACTGCGAGTATTGAACTGCTCTGCGACCCGTCGGGTGCCGGGCCGAGGTTTTGCCAGCAGCTGCGGACGCCCCCGACAGATGGTGCGGATTGCCGTAGCGCACACGGATCTGATGGCGAAAGGCGGCGGTAGGGCCGTCTGTATGACCGTCCTTGAGGCCCTCCACCGATATCACGACGTACGGTTGCTCACGCTGATGCGGCCCAACTTCGCCGAACTGAACCGGTATTTCAACGTCCGCTTTCGATCGCCCGTTCGTTGAGCAACTGTCGCGTCGTCGACGTCGCCGGATAGACGTTATCTGCCCAGACGTGGATCTCGAGGTCGTCCCGGTCGAGCGAGATAAGTCCGATGCCAGAATCCTTGCACTGCTTCTCGTGCTTGATCGCGTCTTCGATTGCATCGGCGTCCATGACTACCCAGCGCATATCGGCGTAGGAGTCGGATCGGATCGCCTGTCGGAGTGCCTGTTCCCAGCCGCGTTGCTTGAGCTCGAAGGTACGAATCGAGAGGGCGTCTGGATATCGGACTGTCACGGCCGCAATATTCGATCGACTGGTGAGGTTGGGATCGGTAGAAAACTGCTTGCCTTCGCGTTGACCACGCTGATCCAAAATATGTGGCAGCAGTGATCTCAATCGGCGTCGATGATTGAGTATTCCTTAGAGGTCAGGCGACGCGACTCGACAGCCACACGGCGCCGCAACATGCTCCATCGGACCGCGTGTGTGTACCAGAATCACTGCTTTCCCACAGTGCGGACACGATGGCAGCGACCAGTCTTCCTCCTCTCCTGACTGTCTCTTCTCGCTCATAGCCACCTCGAGCGGTGACTGTCGGGATCGACGGCTCCTCGAGTGCGATACGACTCTCGTGCGGGACGTTTATATCCCGTTAGAAGTAAGCGAAACATGGCTTGCAAACCGCTCGTTTGGAAGCCACGTCTCGGGTGGTAGTGACACCCGGGACATTTCAACGCATGCCCCCGCGACAAGGTGGAGCGCGGCTTCCATCTTGATTAATGATACCTAGTTACTTATAGCATTGGGATTACCACTCGAGAGAAATAGTCGGCACCAATCCTGCTCGGTGATTGCTCGCCGGTATTCTGGCCGCCGTGCTCTGAGTTATATCCAATCAGGAGGCCACTGCCGGCGATGTCTGAATCCGAATACAGAGATGACCGTCTCATCGCTGTCACGCTGACTGAGTTCAGCATCCAGTACGAGCAGGCCGATCCCGAACTTGCTGAACATGCATGGCAACTGGCTGCCATCCGTCTCATCGATTACGATAGTCGGCCCGCTAGGGCTGTCGACGCACTCGAGATTGGAGCGCCAAGTAGAGAGTGAGACTAATCAGAGAATAGCTCACATAATAGTATTCTGATGAGAGCTACCGTTCAGTACAGGTATAGCAATTATCACCTATCTCTGGGTCAGTATCACGTCCAGCCATGGTCTTATTCTGCGTGAGACTGAACTGGCCTTATGAGCATTATTGCAGAGTTTTCCGTTGACTCAGACGATTTCGCCCTCCATGAATCGTTGACTGCTGCACCAGACATGATTGTTGAAATTGAGCGTGTCGTCGCAACGCTTGAAGACAAGGTTATGCCATACTTCTGGGTCAGTGGTGGTGATCAGACGGAGTTCGAAGACGCATTCCGCGATGACAATTCCGTGCAGAATGTTACTGCTATTGACGAGGTTGATGGTGGGAAATTATATCGGTCAGAATGGACTGAGAATATCGAGACGATTATCTATGCGTACGTCGAAATTGGGGCGACCATTCTCCAAGCGATCGGGAGAAACGAGAGTTGGGAACTACGGATGCGGTTTGACGATCAGGATAAACTCTCACAATTTCAGGCATACTGCAGTGAAAATGATATCTCGTTCGTACTCAACACCCTCAGAGAGCAGGAACAACCAATGGCGAGTGCACAGTACGACCTAACGACAAAACAACGAGAAACCCTTGTTACGGCACTCAAGGCGGGCTACTACAATATCCCGCAGGAGACGACGATGAGTGAATTAACAGATGAATTGGGGGTCTCTCAACAGGCCCTCTCAAAACGCTTTCACTCAGGTCATAAAATCTCATTACAAGCACCTTGACCGTCAGCCACCCAGACGACGAAGAGTCAGAGTAGCGGAAAACCATTTATACATAAAGGAGTGGTCGATACAACCCTTCTCCACTTGGAGTAAAACGACTACAAGAGAGTATGAGTGATTTACTGCAAGCGCAGGAAAGCATCAATTCGGTGTTTGAGGTATTCGCACATCATCGTCGTCGATATGCCCTCCGCGAGTTACGGCGGCATGCGAACCCGATGAAACTCGCCGATTTAGCTGATGAATTGGCTGTCCGAGAAAATGAAACACCAATTACTGACGTTCCAGCTGACGAGGTGAAGCGGATCTATATGTCGCTCTACCACACATATATCCCAAAATTGGAAGAGGCTGATCTCGTTTGCTACGATCAAGAACAAGATTCAGTCACGCTTGCAGAGCAGGCTAAACACATTGAACAATATCAGGAAATCATTACAATTGGTTGAATTATGAGTGAATCAGCACGCGAAAAGATGCTGCCAGATGCTGTGAGTGTGGTGCAGTATATGCAGCATGGATATTGCCTGACGACTCGATTCAACTCATTGGCCGAAAAGATGGCTGTCAATGTGGAGCATCAGCCTTCGAATTAGTAGACGCCGATCCCGATTGGGAGTAGAAACTATGACCTTCAACCTACCAACAGAGTGCCCGAT contains these protein-coding regions:
- a CDS encoding AI-2E family transporter yields the protein MAVFDGWDGERLLWVGFGLGIAILIGIALFRYVGTVLFAIFVYYATRPLYRQLDRVIDHPNVTTTVTILFVVVPMAAVIVYAGVVALRELDQFLASSELEAYRSLFQPYLRLVREGNVDRLRDALTAGSGSPVAGVLRQGVPSALGRLQSFAGFVFSVLARFFLMLTFLFYLLRDDQKLRRWFYESIDHDDEIVSYIESVDDDLETVFLSNLAVIAVAAVTAAITYTGLNYLTPGGAIVATPVLLSLLIGIGTLIPAVGMKIVYVPYGLVLFGLAVTASTPLWHPIAFLVLTFVVVDTIPDFFARSYLSARSGVHMGLVLLGYFLGTLAFGWYGLFLGPIVVVLAVHFAHMIFPSLSSDFLGE
- a CDS encoding diacylglycerol kinase family protein, whose product is MTSGDTGSTDKMTKDTRRLILNPMSGEGDHTEQAHQLATDHGFQTVETERAGHAVGLATQAADDDVDLLAVCGGDGTVHEVVQGLVAADALEDVTLSIIPAGTANIAASALGIETVNDGFAAAERGDTRRLDLGTADGEPFVMSAIAGLPAAASTTTSGELKERIGTLAFVIEGLRTAREFDGLEVAVDAVAGDGEYAWQGEALCLLIGTLRHFTGENEPLNAQTGRLEVTIVDQMPPADAIAEAVERRLFSRETPHVTTIEASELEVVALEDEPVRFSLDGEHRKYETVEIGVQPRALRVCVGEEYSSGT
- a CDS encoding formate/nitrite transporter family protein, producing MPIAPDPAEIFDRAVTEGERRLDQSLLELTATSFIAGFTIVFGIAALGVVDGLVEPRFGDVAHIAGSLTFAVGVVFLVVGRSELFNENFFDPAAKAVDQNGSWLLGSLLRLWIVTLAVNLVGGFLFAFVFAVDGVLPSGTAHALSRTAEAIIHRPMRGMFASAIIGGALVSLLSFLLQGVNSVRSRITMAYIVGFLLALGPFDHVIVTAIHVFFGLLFDAQIGYGALAETIVITTAGNFVGGIGLVTFTHVAQVVGAEE